Proteins from a single region of Undibacterium sp. KW1:
- a CDS encoding ABC transporter substrate-binding protein — protein MRFPFRLWSFCFTLLCFLFAMNVQAQGNVIVVGQAIDLSGPNGSIGRDYVAGITTYFDSINVSGGIGGKRIKYLVRDDQGNPAVSAQAVSELLEKDKADYLLGGIGAAVTDAVLANARFSQSGQTLFAPLVASVKTYNSRVLFWRPSPEQEMQYIFSYFDKLGIKSVGIAYQENALNQDMYQYVVTELRKRNMLMSGLVRIGASAADMERESAVLARSNPGIVIAIADTLGTGIFLKEFRKQAPRTFVAGMSLINLDTLAEVAGPKALEWTVFSQVVPNPLSKKSLIQIDHSNMMKKFRDEDLSALTFEGFMVAKTLVKAIQAGKGGRDGLQTLATQKNVIDLGGVTLTPSESTHRMSNYVDMALFRKGGGLLF, from the coding sequence ATGCGTTTTCCCTTCAGACTATGGTCCTTTTGCTTCACCCTGCTATGCTTCCTGTTCGCCATGAATGTACAGGCGCAAGGCAATGTCATCGTCGTTGGTCAGGCAATAGACTTGTCCGGACCGAATGGTAGCATTGGCCGCGACTATGTGGCAGGTATCACGACTTACTTTGACAGTATCAATGTCAGTGGTGGCATAGGTGGCAAACGCATCAAGTACCTGGTACGTGACGATCAGGGCAACCCTGCAGTGTCGGCACAGGCAGTCAGCGAATTGCTGGAAAAAGACAAGGCTGATTATCTGCTGGGTGGCATAGGCGCTGCCGTCACCGATGCAGTGCTGGCAAACGCCAGATTTTCACAAAGTGGCCAGACCCTGTTTGCTCCGCTGGTGGCATCAGTCAAGACTTACAACTCCCGCGTCCTGTTCTGGCGGCCCAGCCCTGAGCAAGAGATGCAATATATCTTCTCTTACTTCGATAAACTGGGCATCAAAAGTGTAGGTATCGCTTATCAGGAAAACGCCCTGAACCAGGACATGTACCAATATGTTGTTACCGAGTTGCGCAAACGCAATATGCTCATGAGCGGCCTGGTACGCATAGGTGCGTCTGCCGCGGACATGGAAAGAGAATCTGCTGTATTGGCACGCAGCAATCCTGGCATCGTGATTGCTATTGCCGATACGCTGGGCACGGGCATCTTCCTGAAAGAATTCAGGAAACAGGCTCCCCGCACCTTTGTTGCCGGCATGTCACTCATCAATCTTGATACCCTGGCAGAAGTGGCAGGCCCCAAGGCGCTGGAATGGACAGTATTTTCCCAGGTGGTACCCAATCCCTTGAGCAAAAAGTCGCTGATACAGATAGATCATAGCAATATGATGAAAAAATTCAGGGATGAAGATCTGTCTGCCCTGACATTTGAAGGCTTCATGGTCGCCAAGACCCTGGTTAAAGCAATACAGGCAGGAAAAGGCGGGCGTGATGGCCTGCAGACGCTGGCAACACAAAAAAACGTCATCGACCTCGGTGGTGTCACCCTGACCCCATCAGAGAGTACGCACCGCATGTCCAACTATGTTGATATGGCACTCTTCAGGAAAGGCGGGGGGCTGCTGTTTTAA
- a CDS encoding porin family protein, which translates to MFNKKIIAAALAVSGLFIGTTANAQFYAGATVGQARWNMDCAGTSSCKTNDTSFNILGGYNITPNWGVEGSYYNLGTVKANVYGIAAEAKATGIDLAGTYRAQLGNNWGLFTKLGLAYSKGEATAAFNNVRGSTSKNSTQVMLGIGATYAFTPNIAARAEIASRKVDFVGGDGNITNFNIGVQASF; encoded by the coding sequence ATGTTTAATAAAAAAATTATCGCTGCAGCTCTGGCAGTTTCTGGCTTGTTCATCGGCACAACTGCAAATGCACAATTTTACGCTGGTGCCACTGTAGGTCAGGCTCGCTGGAATATGGATTGCGCAGGCACATCCAGCTGCAAAACCAATGACACGTCTTTCAACATCCTGGGCGGCTACAACATCACTCCAAACTGGGGCGTAGAAGGCAGCTATTACAACCTGGGCACAGTCAAGGCAAATGTCTATGGTATCGCAGCAGAAGCGAAAGCAACAGGCATAGACCTGGCTGGTACTTACCGTGCACAACTGGGCAACAACTGGGGCCTGTTCACAAAATTGGGTCTGGCATACTCCAAAGGCGAAGCAACTGCTGCATTCAATAACGTGCGCGGCTCTACCAGCAAAAACTCTACACAAGTGATGTTGGGCATAGGTGCAACTTATGCATTCACACCTAACATCGCTGCACGCGCTGAAATCGCCAGCCGTAAAGTCGATTTTGTTGGCGGCGACGGCAATATCACCAACTTCAACATTGGTGTTCAGGCATCGTTCTGA